CATCTTCATAAGAAACAAAAATAATTTTATTTCCTTCAAGATAACGAGGATAATTAACAAGATACTCTACATTTGTAAGTTGCTTTAGATTAAAACCATCATAATCAATCTGAAATATCTGCTTTTTACCTGTTCTATCAGAAGTAAAAAGAATCTTACTTTTTGCAATTCCAGGTTTGCCGGTTAATTTTTCTACAATATCATCGCATATCATATGTGCTAAAAACCTTGGGTCCTTTGAAATTTTATAACTGTATTCATATAAAAGATTTTTCTCAAGTCCATCTTCAACCTTTACATTTATTATTTCTCCCTTCTGTTCTCCTGTTATAATTATCTGTGTGACTATTTCTTTTTTTGTTTTTTCAATATCATCGGTAAATTTAATTCCTTCTACATTAAAATATCCTGAAAATTTTAAATCCTGAGAGAGGGTTTCAAGCATTTTACTTGAAAAATCATTTTTTTCTACTTTAAAAATTAAAAAGGTATCCGCCTTTTCTACTAAATTTTTTGTAATCTGAAAAAATATCTGTGTCTGGGAGAAAATATAAAAACTTAAAATCATAAAAAATAAAAAAACTTTTTTCATTTTATCCCTCCGTTTTAAATTCAATTATAACATCAAGATATCTATCTTTTATTTCTGAAGGAAAAGCAGGCCATGATTTAACAGATTTTATCGCATCTATTATTGAATTATCAAATTTTTTATATCCCGAACTCTTTTCTATAGAAATATTATCAATCCTTCCTTCTCTATAAATTCTAAAGGACACAATAGTTGACATATCTATTAGATATTCTTTCAATAACCAGTTCTCTTCTATTTTCTTTTTTATGAGATTTATATACCATGATGGAATATCAGTAGAAAAAGAAGTTTGATAAGAAGAAGTAGATTCAAAACTCGGTGTACTTATTTTTACTGATTTTATTTCAGGAATTTTAATATTTATATTTGAAGTTTCTGTATTATTTGAAGATTTTTTATTGGTTTCTGAAAACTTTGTATCTGAAATTTTTGAATATAATTTCTTTTTGTATTCCTCAGGTGAAAATGTCTCAGAAAATTCCACTTTTTTTTCTACTTTTATATCTTTCACTGTTTTTATTTTTTCTTCTTTTTTTACAGGCGGTAAAACTCTTTCTTCAATTTTTATTTCTTTTTTTTCTGATGTTTTTTCTATAACTTCAATATGAGGGATATTTACAAGTTTTACAACAAAAATTTCTTTTTCAAAATTTTTATTTTTTTCGGGTATTGGAATAAAAAACAAAAGAAATATAGAAAAATGGAATAAAAAAGATACAAAAAAACTCCTTTTTTTTACTCTGTTCGTGTAGCAAGTCCAATCATATCTATTTTGCATTTTTTTGCTATGTCAAGAATTTTAATTATATTTTCATATTGTACTTTTTCATCACCCTTTACTATCACAGAAATATTTTTTTCCTGACTTTTTTCTTTTAAAAATGAATATATTTCATTCAAATTCATCTTTTTCCCGCCGACAAAATATTGATTTTCAGGCGCCACTGTAATTACAATACTTTTTTCAATTTTCATTTCATAAGGAGATGCTTTTGGAAGTTTTACCTCTATTCCCTGTTCAATCATCGGTGCTATCATTAAAAGAATTATCACAAGAGTTAAAGCAATGTCAACAAGATTTGTTATATTTATCTGAGCAAGTGAATTCTTATTATTTCTGTTTTTCATTTTGTTTTAAAAATAATTCATTTAAATATTCTTCAATATATGGTATTAAAAATTCCATCTCATCCATCAAAAGTTGTATTTTTTCCCTTAAAAAATTATACCCAACAGCAGCTGGAATTGCTACCAGTAAACCTAAAACTGTGGTTATAAGTGCTTCAGCAACTCCACTTGCAACAACTTTAATTGAAGAAGAACCTGTAATTGACATATTTGTAAATGCAATTAAAAGTCCCCATATAGTTCCAAGAAGTCCAAGAAAAGGTGCAATTGCAGTAATTGTTGCAAGAGATGTAAGATTTTTCTCAAGATTGTTCTGTTCTTTAATAAAAGCTTTTTCTATATATTTTTTACTTATTTCGGGAGAAAACTTTTCAAATTTAATAAGTGATGTAAGATAGTCAAGAACAGAATAAAGTGGACATGGTATTCTTTTTATTTCTTTCTGTGAAAGAAATATTTTTTCAAAATCCTTATTTCTTTTAAATGCTGTTTTCAATACAAATAATTTTTCAAAAATTATGTACCAGGAATAAATTGAAAGAAAAGCAAGTATTACAAGATCAACTTTACCAAAAATATCGCAATGCTTCCATGAAGAAATCCAAATATTTTCCATATAATAATTTTATATTTTCTTTTTCCTAAGTCAAAAAAAAACAAAAATTATAGAAATCCAAATTTTCTCATTAATTCTATATTTTCTTTAATCATCCATCTTTTTTCTTCCTGATAAATTCCTATACATACCATATCATTTTCTCTTGCATTTTTACTCATAAATGAAATTGCTTCTTCTGGATTTTTTCTACCAGCAGCCATGATTTTATAATGAATAACAGGTTTTTTAAGTTTTTTTATAGCCATAATCATTTTTTCTCTGTCATTATCAGAAAATATCTCTTCCTGTAAAATATCTTTTTCCGGTTTTTCTTTTCTATTCACTGGATTATAATAAGAACACATATAAAAATCCACATCTATATTTTCTTCTGCCCATAAAAAAACTTCAGAGATATGTCCAGCTATTCCTGATAAAATTCCATATTTTTTAATTTTTTCTATCAGAGGATAAATTTTTCCCATCTCATTATTAAGAAAAAGGAAATCTACATACCCTCCATGAATATAGCATCCCACAGGATTTCCACTTATAGCCATATCAATACTCAATTCCTGAGATTTAATTTCTGGACATGTTTGAGCAATCCACTGAATTTTTCCACCTTCCTGTCTGTATTCAAGAAGAAGTCTTAATATGTGATTATCTGCTCTTCCTATAAAAGTATTAATTCCCCATT
This region of bacterium genomic DNA includes:
- a CDS encoding TonB family protein; translated protein: MFFIPIPEKNKNFEKEIFVVKLVNIPHIEVIEKTSEKKEIKIEERVLPPVKKEEKIKTVKDIKVEKKVEFSETFSPEEYKKKLYSKISDTKFSETNKKSSNNTETSNINIKIPEIKSVKISTPSFESTSSYQTSFSTDIPSWYINLIKKKIEENWLLKEYLIDMSTIVSFRIYREGRIDNISIEKSSGYKKFDNSIIDAIKSVKSWPAFPSEIKDRYLDVIIEFKTEG
- a CDS encoding biopolymer transporter ExbD — encoded protein: MKNRNNKNSLAQINITNLVDIALTLVIILLMIAPMIEQGIEVKLPKASPYEMKIEKSIVITVAPENQYFVGGKKMNLNEIYSFLKEKSQEKNISVIVKGDEKVQYENIIKILDIAKKCKIDMIGLATRTE
- a CDS encoding MotA/TolQ/ExbB proton channel family protein, with protein sequence MENIWISSWKHCDIFGKVDLVILAFLSIYSWYIIFEKLFVLKTAFKRNKDFEKIFLSQKEIKRIPCPLYSVLDYLTSLIKFEKFSPEISKKYIEKAFIKEQNNLEKNLTSLATITAIAPFLGLLGTIWGLLIAFTNMSITGSSSIKVVASGVAEALITTVLGLLVAIPAAVGYNFLREKIQLLMDEMEFLIPYIEEYLNELFLKQNEKQK